A genomic segment from Aegilops tauschii subsp. strangulata cultivar AL8/78 chromosome 1, Aet v6.0, whole genome shotgun sequence encodes:
- the LOC141026558 gene encoding uncharacterized protein — MSSTAPTYSNPFVWPDTADICDINIHERVPVVLDVTDSTYFAWKTYFSLLFRKNNLVDHVDCTVDSRIMVGDSEWTAIDAMLIRWFFTTISKDLFHTVVSDGDDARAVWVKLNGLFTDNKLQRCVFLQQNFFDCHQDDQSIDDYCRRPKTLADELRDIGAKVDDDLLLSRLTSGLNEDFGNAASNLSLMSAG; from the exons ATGTCATCCACCGCCCCCACCTACTCCAACCCCTTCGTCTGGCCGGACACCGCTGACATCTGTGACATCAACATTCACGAACGCGTCCCCGTCGTCCTCGATGTCACCGACTCTACGTACTTCGCGTGGAAGACGTACTTCTCGCTGCTCTTCCGCAAGAACAATCTTGTGGATCACGTTGACTGCACCGTCGACTCCCGTATTATGGTGGGCGACTCCGAGTGGACCGCGATCGACGCCATGCTCATCCGGTGGTTCTTCACCACCATCTCGAAGGACCTGTTTCACACGGTCGTGAGCGATGGTGATGACGCCCGCGCGGTGTGGGTCAAGCTCAAcggcctcttcaccgacaacaaGCTTCAGCGCTGCGTTTTTCTGCAGCAGAATTTTTTTGACTGTCATCAGGATGATCAGTCTATCGATGACTACTGCCGCCGCCCGAAGACGTTGGCGGATGAGCTCCGTGACATCGGCGCGAAGGTTGATGACGACCTCCTCCTCAGCAGGCTCACCTCCGGCCTCAATGAGGACTTCGGCAACGCCGCCTCCAACCTCTCCTTAAT GAGCGCCGGATGA
- the LOC109766026 gene encoding uncharacterized protein has product MKIFLVFALLVASTTITTATAQLDPSIHDQERPQQSFLQQQPLIQQQPYPPQEPQQPLFPQKEPQQPFPLQQPQYQQQQPYPQQPLPQEQLPQQHLFPQQPPQQQFPQQMPLPHQQQTFPQQQQQQQEQLPQQQPQFPQQQPFSQYQQPLTQQPYSQEQPLPQQQPSVEEKQQLNLCKEFLLQQCNPEEKLSLLQSVIPFLRPKTSQQNSCQLKRLQCCRQLAHISEPSRCPAIHNIVHAIVMQQQHVDRGFGQPQPQQLGQEMPMQPQHQLGQHSILPQQLAQYKLVRLLVIQTLPMLCNVHVPSDCYTITAPFGSMTAYNGGQ; this is encoded by the coding sequence ATGAAGATCTTCTTGGTCTTTGCCCTCCTCGTTGCATCAACGACCATCACCACCGCGACCGCACAGCTCGACCCTAGCATCCATGACCAAGAAAGGCCACAACAATCGTTTCTGCAACAGCAACCACTTATCCAGCAACAACCATACCCGCCTCAAGAGCCACAACAACCACTATTCCCGCAAAAAGAGCCACAACAACCATTTCCGCTGCAGCAGCCACAATACCAGCAACAACAACCGTATCCACAACAACCACTTCCCCAAGAACAACTTCCCCAACAACATTTATTTCCGCAGCAGCCGCCACAACAACAATTTCCACAACAGATGCCTCTTCCGCATCAACAACAAACATTCccgcaacaacaacaacaacaacaagaacaactccCACAACAACAACCACAATTCCCGCAACAACAACCATTTTCCCAATATCAACAACCATTAACACAACAACCATACTCGCAAGAGCAACCATTGCCACAACAACAACCTTCTGTAGAGGAAAAACAACAATTGAACTTGTGCAAGGAGTTCCTCCTGCAGCAGTGTAACCCAGAGGAGAAACTGTCGTTACTCCAGTCAGTGATCCCGTTCCTCCGACCAAAGACCTCACAACAGAACAGCTGCCAGTTGAAGCGACTACAATGTTGTCGACAACTTGCACATATCAGTGAACCGTCCCGATGCCCGGCCATCCACAACATTGTGCATGCCATCGTCATGCAACAACAACATGTGGATAGAGGTTTCGGCCAGCCTCAACCACAACAGTTGGGCCAGGAAATGCCCATGCAGCCTCAACATCAATTGGGCCAGCACTCTATCCTACCTCAACAACTAGCCCAGTACAAGTTGGTTAGGTTACTTGTGATTCAGACCCTTCCTATGTTATGCAACGTGCATGTCCCGTCTGATTGCTACACCATTACTGCACCATTTGGTAGCATGACTGCCTACAATGGTGGACAATGA